The proteins below come from a single Acidovorax sp. NCPPB 4044 genomic window:
- a CDS encoding HK97-gp10 family putative phage morphogenesis protein, whose protein sequence is MARKEVLGIGSLSRNFRALKTGMQTRTGRAMVVAAGGVLKRKAKANAQALGLKRTGSMIKNIVIKRESRSPPDTVQYNLGVRHGRNLTKKQKSTAKLAVGRGGRIVKRYEDDPYYWRFQELRTRYREATPFLGPALEQGKKEAIDAMEKRLQQELEKAGKE, encoded by the coding sequence ATGGCTAGAAAGGAAGTCCTGGGCATCGGCAGCTTGAGCCGCAACTTTCGCGCGCTCAAGACCGGCATGCAAACCCGCACCGGCCGCGCCATGGTGGTAGCCGCAGGGGGTGTTCTCAAGCGCAAAGCGAAAGCCAATGCGCAGGCCCTCGGCCTCAAGCGCACTGGCTCGATGATCAAGAACATCGTCATCAAGCGCGAGTCTCGGTCGCCACCAGACACGGTGCAATACAACCTGGGTGTACGCCACGGGCGCAACCTCACCAAAAAGCAAAAGTCGACCGCCAAGCTGGCTGTAGGTCGCGGCGGTCGTATTGTCAAGCGGTATGAAGACGACCCGTACTACTGGCGTTTTCAGGAGCTTCGTACCCGTTACCGCGAAGCGACGCCTTTCCTTGGTCCAGCCCTGGAGCAGGGCAAGAAAGAAGCCATCGACGCTATGGAAAAGCGCCTGCAGCAGGAGTTGGAGAAGGCAGGCAAGGAATGA
- a CDS encoding head-tail adaptor protein — translation MHSLQLDARIRIEAPTITKGNSGGMKTTWAEHLSCWAQRRDHGGAERAATAAGGVVAVARVEFVVRLRDGITEKMRVLHKARYHNIQHVKPLADYPGWMVLTTDTGVNDG, via the coding sequence ATGCACTCTCTGCAGCTGGACGCGCGCATCCGCATCGAGGCGCCCACCATAACAAAGGGGAACTCAGGCGGCATGAAGACCACCTGGGCAGAGCATCTCAGTTGCTGGGCGCAGCGGCGGGACCATGGGGGGGCCGAGAGAGCGGCCACCGCCGCAGGCGGCGTGGTCGCCGTCGCGCGGGTCGAGTTCGTGGTGCGATTGCGCGACGGCATCACCGAAAAAATGCGCGTCCTCCACAAGGCGCGTTATCACAATATCCAGCACGTCAAGCCATTGGCTGACTATCCCGGCTGGATGGTGCTGACCACCGACACGGGGGTGAACGATGGCTAG
- a CDS encoding phage tail tube protein: protein MKKMLLLAAVQTAVGTPAVPTAAANAIMCRAQSPELIAGDQVPRQLIRPFKGNSGKLFAGEHRKLTFEVELAGSGVAGKAPAWGPVLRACGFSETITVGQDVVYMPVSEGEPVLTLWGYIDGTKYVIEDAKGNVSFELNAKGIPVMKFEFIGTYAPLTEGAMPTGVDYSAFMQPKTVGKKNTPTFTFYGLQACTSAFSIAMANQLEWKERINCAGASSPDRQPTGSVTLEMPKATTKDWGEVVREGTLGEAILVHGTVPGNIVELQLPQIQCGPFSIQDDGGDAMLTLPFDLMPDLGDDELSIIVR, encoded by the coding sequence ATGAAAAAGATGCTGCTGCTCGCTGCGGTGCAGACCGCAGTTGGCACACCGGCAGTACCCACGGCAGCGGCGAACGCCATCATGTGCCGGGCGCAAAGCCCTGAACTGATCGCCGGCGACCAAGTTCCTCGCCAGCTGATCCGCCCCTTCAAGGGCAACAGCGGCAAGCTGTTTGCGGGCGAGCACCGCAAGCTGACTTTCGAGGTCGAGCTGGCAGGCAGCGGCGTGGCTGGCAAGGCCCCGGCCTGGGGGCCCGTGCTGCGGGCCTGCGGTTTCTCGGAAACCATCACCGTGGGCCAAGACGTGGTGTACATGCCCGTCAGCGAGGGCGAGCCGGTGCTGACGCTGTGGGGATACATCGACGGCACGAAGTACGTCATCGAGGACGCCAAAGGCAACGTCTCGTTCGAACTCAACGCCAAGGGCATTCCGGTGATGAAGTTCGAATTCATCGGCACCTATGCACCGCTGACGGAAGGTGCGATGCCCACTGGCGTGGACTACAGCGCCTTCATGCAGCCCAAGACCGTAGGCAAGAAGAACACTCCCACTTTCACGTTCTACGGCCTGCAGGCCTGCACCAGTGCGTTCTCGATCGCCATGGCCAACCAGCTGGAGTGGAAGGAACGGATCAACTGCGCCGGAGCTAGCAGCCCTGACAGGCAACCTACTGGCAGTGTGACTTTGGAAATGCCCAAGGCCACCACGAAGGACTGGGGCGAAGTGGTACGCGAGGGCACGCTGGGCGAAGCCATTCTCGTGCACGGCACCGTGCCCGGAAACATCGTGGAGTTGCAGCTGCCGCAGATCCAGTGCGGTCCGTTTTCCATCCAAGACGATGGCGGTGATGCCATGCTGACCTTGCCCTTCGACCTGATGCCCGACCTGGGCGACGACGAACTGAGCATCATCGTTCGTTGA